TTACTAAAATCTTAAAAGAATTTTGTATTTGATCCAATATTCCAcccataagcaacaaaacagtgttataatgataaATATAAAACACGTTTGAAGAAAATAAGTtgtaaaactaaatttaattctAAAACCACTCTGACATTTCAAATTagggcatttgccactcaaagTAGTTTCTTTGGTAcccctcttaattgtaccatggctAGGATCCAAGATATTTTCATTTAAGCGCAGTATGTACCTCTGCCGAAATTTTCGTTATCATATGAAATGCATTGATatatcctaaacgaaattttcgttaccgttaccgaaaatttcgcttgcaagtacgcagctcaaatgaaattttcttcgcgtaacagggtgacataataggcattggtGAATATTTTCTTGTTTGTATATGTATGTTTTAATAGCTCTACAAcaacatgaaataaagttatttgcaattaaaaacgaTTAATCGCAGCACATCTGTACTTTATgagccaaaaatttttcagtggcgacataaatgtcttggatgcaaccgaaaatttcgcaagAAGTGCATACCCAGCTTTACAGATAGTAGcaattgcccaacaacaaaatatttgtcaaaatcagtgattcgTGCAGCTCTACTTTTGTGTTTATTACTAATTGCCGCTATTTTTCGGTGTTTGTGTgtattatggttcttaactatactGCACACACCCAACCAAACAACCAAAAaacgttgacagatagtgcacttctcGCGTAAAACTTAACTATTTGATGTATACTACTTAGGCAAATTTATACAAGGTTAGGTCACAAAACGGATTaaataaggtggtctcacgcgagcaGCTGTTAACACCGACCAGGTTTGACATTATTAAGTTCTCTTTGTTGCTATCTTCTTTCTTGCAAATCTCTACTCATGTATACACACTTATATAcctgtgttggcaaaacgtcgatcagcttgtttaattgtttcgccatggtgaGGTCATTAGCCCAACGAAATCATCTTTACATCCCAGTGGCAAGTTGGCGAAAATTCCCACTAAGCTGTCAAATTTCTTGACACTTGACACTAATTGACattcttgttttatttgcattatcatgtgTAGCAGCCAAAAGATCAAAAGATTTGTGATAATAaacgtgtaaattataaattcaaacgaaaaaagaaagaaaatgtatAAAACCTTTAAGGCGGGatttgtatccaaatctggaattagaaaatttcatcagctGGACTAATTACATTACCGTAAATAAATTTGCCTAGTACACTACCAGGCAAAATATATCTTGCTAGGACCTGCCAACAAGCCGCCGAAAACGATTGTCCAAAGCCGTCACAGCATGTTATCGTGACTGAGAACAATATTTGTTTTGGCGCGCAAATCGTACACACACATAAACAAAGGCATCTACCACCTGGCCTGGCTGgctattttatttgtaaaagaGGAAAGAGCATTAATTAAAAACGCTGAGGTCTGCTTAACTTTAAACCTGGAGAATAGCAAAGAGAATTAACCAGCCAATTTTGCttacatttaaaaataaatttagtacattctttttgttttaacaacaataaaaatggTGTTAAAACAAAGTGAAGAATCGGCACCAATTGTCAAGTGGATTGGGGCTCACGACCCATTAGTCTCCGTCGATCATTTGCAACATAAAAACGTATATTTCTACACCAAGTGTATCTTCGGTCCCCTTACTCTGAGTGTTGGTGATTTTGTGCTTGTTGCTAATGCAGATTCAACCGATCCAGACACCATTGAGGGCTCTGACATAGCCAGAATCATCCATCTGTATGAGCTAAGGGAAATGTCCATGACGAAAGATCCCTGTCGCGCTATCGTTCAATGGTATTCCCGCCCGGAATGTGTTCCTCATAAGCATTTTGATGACGATACGATTTGTATAGACTTTAATTGCGAAGTCATAGAAGAGCATCGCCCCTACGACCCCGATATATCTTTGGAGACGATCTATCGCAAATGTAGTGTTATTTACGGCAGTTCCGACGCATCTGCTTCCGGtctattacaaaattttgaggCGAAACGAAAAGCTTGTCCCATGTTTGTCTGCCGTTATAAATTTATTAAAGTAAAAAATTCGTATCGCCTTGTTCCTTTGGAATTTGCCAGAGATGAATCGGAAAGTAGTGAACGTGATCGTAAAAAATCAGCTACAGTAGAAACGCCCAAAGCTGCTTCGGCAAAGAAATCAGCGAGACGATCTGCTTTGGGCGATGATAATGGAACGAATCGTAAACGTCGAGCTTCCATCAGTGCTACAAATCCATTGGAATTTGTAAATCTTTCATATTTCAACGAAAACAAAGTGTCCCCCATTAAAATAATTGGAGGACGTAGCGTAGTCCGGCTGTCGGCCAAGAAGAAATCAACACCAAGTGGCAAACATAAGGGTGAGGATGAAATCAATGCAAACTACCTGCCGGCATCGCCACTGGCAGAACAAAATATCAAAGTTACTCCAAGGTCAAGAGCTGCGGCGGCCAAGCGAAATTTGAACTTGAGTCTAGATAATGGTGCCGACAACACAGCAGATTCCGATTGTTTAAACTATTCTATTGTGAAGGATACGCCTGATAGAAAGGAGCCGCAAAATGATATGAAAATTAAGCTAAGGCTCTCGGAAAGGTAATTGACATTTTTAGTAAATTAAACAACATACATATACATGTTGAGATACATCAACACAATTCGATTTATTGCAGACGACGTTCAACACGTCTGGCTTCCACGGAAGAGGACCCATTATCTATTAGACCTGAGATAGAGACAGATTtaagaaaagtaaaacaaaatgtcGATACTCTGCAAAAAACCCctacaaaaaaatcaaagtctGCAACGGAAGGTACGCcatcaaataaaaaaaggattttaagTTCAAAACAAAATCAGGAGGCAGATGTTGACATTTATCGTACCCCCACCAAACCTGCTAAGGATACATCAGAGAGTACACCGATTACAAACAGAAGAAAGAGTATACTCAAATCCGCCACCACCCGGCTTGGTATGTACAAAAATGCCGTTTTTATCAGCCATATTTTAATAGAATTGTTTTAGCTGAGGGAACACCTAGAAGAAGTATACAATTGTCAAGTATAGTTGAGAAGAGAGTCTTCAATGAAGATGACATCATTAACACACCGAAGCGTACGAAAGCAAGAAAATCTATATCCATCAAATCTGCCGATCATGATGGAGATGATGATTATGTGCCTGAACTATCTACACCCAAAAAGACACCACAAAAAACACCATCGAAAGGAAAAAGAAGCACAACCAAAAGTTCAACATCTGATGTGTCCGGtacacccaaaacaccctctcaaaaattaaaaatgattagATCAGGTGAAATCAAACCATCATTGGAGAAACGCGGAATTTTAGCTGGATCTGAAAAGGCCAAGACCGATTTGCAAATTGC
The genomic region above belongs to Stomoxys calcitrans chromosome 5, idStoCalc2.1, whole genome shotgun sequence and contains:
- the LOC106096117 gene encoding origin recognition complex subunit 1 — translated: MVLKQSEESAPIVKWIGAHDPLVSVDHLQHKNVYFYTKCIFGPLTLSVGDFVLVANADSTDPDTIEGSDIARIIHLYELREMSMTKDPCRAIVQWYSRPECVPHKHFDDDTICIDFNCEVIEEHRPYDPDISLETIYRKCSVIYGSSDASASGLLQNFEAKRKACPMFVCRYKFIKVKNSYRLVPLEFARDESESSERDRKKSATVETPKAASAKKSARRSALGDDNGTNRKRRASISATNPLEFVNLSYFNENKVSPIKIIGGRSVVRLSAKKKSTPSGKHKGEDEINANYLPASPLAEQNIKVTPRSRAAAAKRNLNLSLDNGADNTADSDCLNYSIVKDTPDRKEPQNDMKIKLRLSERRRSTRLASTEEDPLSIRPEIETDLRKVKQNVDTLQKTPTKKSKSATEGTPSNKKRILSSKQNQEADVDIYRTPTKPAKDTSESTPITNRRKSILKSATTRLAEGTPRRSIQLSSIVEKRVFNEDDIINTPKRTKARKSISIKSADHDGDDDYVPELSTPKKTPQKTPSKGKRSTTKSSTSDVSGTPKTPSQKLKMIRSGEIKPSLEKRGILAGSEKAKTDLQIARERLHVSVVPQSLPCREKEFDNIYTFLEGKIQDQCGGCMYVSGVPGTGKTATVTGVIRTLQEKVTDDELPPFDFLEINGMRLTEPRQAYVHIYRQLTGKTVSWEHAHSLLEKRFTTPAPRRVTTVLLVDELDILCNRRQDVVYNLLDWPTKAAARLVVITIANTMDLPERLLMGKVTSRLGLTRLTFQPYTHKQLQEIVTGRLNGSTAFKGDAVQLVARKVAAVSGDARRALDICRRATEIADAAASKPENSSKDSMQCVNMMHVQQALAEMIASAKVQAIKNCSRLEQIFLQAVAAEVTRTGVEETSFMGVYTQIETIAAFMGASTPTPGRALRICSKLGSERLLICEHSRNDIFQKILLNVSMDDIHYALKVNNTN